The Fusarium fujikuroi IMI 58289 draft genome, chromosome FFUJ_chr01 sequence TGGCAGGCCAGTAGATCTTTATGCCAGAGCAATTAGGGCTGGCGGCGGCCTAGCATGTCTCACCGACGGTGTTATCGGGTATACTTGTCATCATCAGACTTAAAGTTTGATGTGGTCCACTTTGATCAGACAGTCTTACAAATCACGGCTCAAGCAACTAGCGAGATAAGTGGCGTTGGATTGTCAGTTGGCACAGCTTACTAGCCCTCCAAAACGTACTACTTCACACGGCAAAAGTATTTTGAGCTAGCAACACATATATGAGAGCGTCCTCGGCCTCTGGGGATTCCATCTTAACTAGCAATCTCATAGCAGCAAACGTCCTGAGCAGTTACTTTTCTGTTTTCATCCCTCGCCATGTCAACAGGACAGAAGCTTTTGGTTGTCCTTACATCGCAAGATGTCCTTCCCACGCGGTCCAACATGAAAACAGGGTGGTATCTTCCTGAGCTGGTCCACCCGTACAACGACTTGAATGGCCACGTCGATCTCGTTGTGGCTTCTCCTAAGGGAGGGGAAGCTCCTGTTGACCCGTACTCCATTGAGGACTCTAAGAATGATGAAGCTTGCCAGAGATTTTTGAAGGAGAAAGAGCATATCTGGAAGAATACCCAGAAGCTCGAAAGCTTCCTTGGCAAGTCTTCCGAGTACGTCGGAATATTTTTCGTCGGAGGTCATGGACGTACGCAAATCCATTCCAACTACCGAACCTTGATTTACTTACAGTTTGTGCTAGCCATGTTCGATCTCTCCGTAGACCCCACGTCTCACGCCCTAATTCGTGAATTTTACGAATCAAACAAGTTGGTCTCCGCTGTTTGCCACGGGCCAGCAGCCCTGGTCAATGTCAAGCTGTCGGACGGAAGCTACATGGTTCAGGGACAGACAGTCACGGGATTCTCCAATGCCGAAGAGGACGCTTACAAGTTTACTGATGCAATGCCGTTCCTGCTCGAAGACAAGCTGAAGGAACACGGCGGGCAGTATGAGAAGGCAGATCAGCTCTTTGGCGTCAAGGTGGTCACTAGCGGTAAGAGCGAGAACTTGATTACGGGACAGAATCCTCCGAGCGCTGGGGTCATTGGCAACGTGTTGTTGCAGGCTATGCAGAAGGTTTAAGCCGTCGCGATATTAAATAGCTTGCGGGTCAGATCACAATTCAGAAATTATACTTGCCACTTGAACGAACCAATCTGCAATAGCGGTGAAGGTAAAATATTCATGAATGTTATACGAGTCGAAATCCTCAACCATTTCCTCTCGAGCAAACAACCCTGTCGTGTCTTGGACACTGCTAAGCACATTTAGAGGTGAGAAGATTGAGTTTGGCCTGTGCCGATCTCATTAACCTCTTGTGGCTAGCCATCCGGAGTACGCCAAGAGTATTGCTTGCGCTCCACAGGCTAAGCCTCTAGCGGTTACCATTGGGCGATAACCTTGTCTTGACACGCACACTCCAGAAATATGGGATAATCTCGACCAGAGActgacttcttcctcctcttcttctttggtgcCTCGTCCCATCCCCTACGGTTCGCTTCATACGGCCATAACACCTCTTTCTGTCTCTCCTACTGCAATCGACTGGTTCACCTCAAGGATTCTTTCCTGGCACCAATCTCAAAAGAAGCACACGGTGGGGGATGCGTAGTCGTCCAACATGGTCAACACCGGCCGGCCCTCAATGGACTGTCTGCCCTGCAGACGACGGAAGCTCCGAGTATGCCCATTGGTCATTTCAGTTCTGTAAAGTAATAAGAGTGGCTGACATGTGACCCTAAGTGCGACCTGAAACCTGAATCCTGTGGCCAGTGCCGCCGGGCCAACATCTCATGCCACGGCTACCGGAATGTTAAGGACCTAGCGTTCCGTGACCAGACACGAGTAGCCAAGCAAAAAGTGGCGGCTCGCCAAGGGCATGCTTATCAGCTCATTAGGTTGCCTTCGCCGATGCCTGACCTAGACCTAGACGTCGAGGCAAGGTGCAGAGATACGTTCTTCCTGCTTTATGTTACCGGCCTATCACGGAGTTTCTCCTCTCTCCCACCACTATACAACCAGGCACCGATCTCGAAGCATCTGGCATACAGTGTGAATGCAGTCGGCCTTGCGTTTTCGGCAGTTCAGTTCGACAGCCAGGAGCTAGTCAGAACCGCCTTTAACAGATACTCGGCCGCCATAGGGAGTTTAAGGCATTCACTTTGCGAGCCGAACGTGTTGATCGGTGATGAAATTTTGCAGTCAATACTGCTTCTCGACATATTTGAAAAGCTAGCAGCACCAAGCCTTGGCATGCCAGGGTCCTCAATGATCCATATTCGAGGGGCAATGTCAATCATCGAGTCGCAGGGAAAGTTGAATTTTACAAGTGCTTTGTCAACTCAAATTGCCAGGAACATTCTATCAcactttataattagttgTGGAATGGTCAAAATTTTCATCTCTGACTCGCAGGTCGCCGTCTGGAGGGATCTTTCTGGGCTGATCATCGATAGTAAATGGGATTACATGGGAATCCTAGTGGATATTGTCAACTTGAGGGCCATGTTGGCCAAAGCAATAATTGTTGACGACAGCGAGACAAAAGAACGGGTGTTCAGCATTAAATGCAGGCTTGAATACCTTGCAGATTCATTGGAAAGGTCTTGTGGGCCTTTTGCCGTCATCTTGAGAGATTGGCAAGCCTTGGACGGAGAATACGATGCTTACCCGAACCACTTTACAATGCAGCTGCACAACGCTGTACGTATGATGCGTTTAGAGATGGAAGGATTGATAAGGGATAGGTGCTACGAGCAGAATGGTGAAGTGATTAACAAGATCGCCAAGCAGATATGTCGCTCTGTTACGCATTACATCATGCCAAAAGCCGGGCGAGAGAATTCTGAGCCTTTCACGCAGATGCAGAAGCTTGAGTGCAGGGTACTAATGGCACCTCTGTATCAGGCTGCTCAAATGTCAACCGAGAATTGCGTGCAGGCATGGATATGGAGAGTACTAGAGTGGATAGCAGAGAAAGGAAACATGCGGATAGCAAGGGATGTCCTCGAATtatcgaagaagagaatggaCGTGGACTACTGGACTATTTGGTCCATGGCAGGATGTTATGCAACAGCGGCGTAAGAAGTCTGCAAGCGTATTACATGAGTCCGGACATTAGGTTTAAGTCCATCTGATACGAGTATTCGTAAACAAGTCGGAGGCCACTAAATTAATCGGGCCGAGCGTCATCTCGTTGAGGTTAGTTACAGGTTGgaaaagcttatttatattCAAACCTAAAAAGGATCGTCCATCTCGGCCTTTCCTGCAAGCCGAAGGCCGAACTGGGTCTAGAGTCATGATTCAGTAATGCATCGTAGCAGCTATTTAAGTCCGACAAACCTTGCAGCAAGCCTGAAGTACAATCATCATATCCTTCAATTATCACCAAGGTATAACGTTACCCCATCTCATATCACTCACAATGACTCGGGTTCTTGTTACAGGTATATCTCATTAGTATGCATCTAAACTGCTTTTGTAGTTAACGCTCGGTGTAGGTGGCACAGGATTCGTCGCTGGACATGTGATCGATGCCCTCCTTCAGCGAGGCCATAGCGTCGTGACTACTGTTCGCTCAGAGCAAAAGGCCCAGTTAATCCGCCATGAGTTTCAAGGCGTTGGCGAAGAAAAGCTCGACTTTGCTATCGTTCCCGACATTGCTGCCAAGGATGCCTTCCAGGGCTTGGGTGCGTATGGCCTCGAAGCGGCCATCCACGTTGCAAGTCCTGTGAGTGAATGGCGGGTTCGTAACTACTGCTCAAGTTTCCGAAACTAACGCGTTTGATCTAGTTTCATTACAATATCACAGACGCCAAAAAGGATCTGATCGATCCAGCTGTCCTTGGCACAACCTCAGTACTTGATGCACTCCACAAGACTTGTCCCACCGTTCGGCGAGTCGCGCTGACATCATCGTTTGCTGCTATACTGGACCCTAAGCTATCGTTCACTGGTGCGAAGAAGACGTACACTGAGGCCGATTGGAGTCCTCTTACTATCGAAGATGCTTACTCCAACCCGGGACTTGCTTATGCTGCATCAAAAGCacttgctgagaaggctgctTGGGATTTCATGGCCGACAAGAAACCCCATTTCTCTCTTACAACAATATGTCCTCCAATGGTCTATGGTCCAGTCAAGTACCCAGTCAAGTCCCTCGACTCCGTCAACACTTCCAACCAGCTATTGGCAGACATTCTCAATGGGAAGCATAAGAGCGGCCTGCCTCCAACTCAGCTACCACTCTGGGTCGACGTCCGTGACGTAGCATTGGCCCATGTCAAGGCCGTAGAGAGGCAAGAGGCAGCAAACAAGCGTATCTTTGTAACTGCCGGATACTACAGTAACCAGGAGTTATATCGCATTCTGTACGAGAATTTTGCAGATTTACGGGACAGGCTACCGGAAGAGGCCAATAAGGGAGGCGATCCAAACCCAGCTCTCGATTCCTTCGGTTTTGATGTCACTCGGGCAAACACAATTCTTGGGATCGACTGGATACCGTATGAGAATACAATCATTGATTCAGTCAAGTCTCTTCTCTgaactcaacaacagcattTTTCGGGCAGTTTTTAGTATATCAAATCAAATTTTGGTGCCAGGAGTTATTTCATCTGTATCCCTGTGCATTATGCAAATCACCAAGGCAGCTCTTTGTTTTCCCACGAAAGGAATCTACCTGATGTTGCGTCCTTTGTTGCGCCATCTATAACTCTGACAATTCCATTTACACCATCCTGCACAGAAACAGGAGCTGCCGATAATCCTGAGTTCTGTGCAGCATGATTTCCAAGCTAGTATCAGTCAGATCAAGACATAACGAGAGTCTCTACGGACTAGGTGTAGATGTTTGCTTACGTCAGTTTGAAGCCATCCAGGATTGATGCTGAAGGCCACGAGATCCGGATTCTCGAAGTGTATCCTCCTTGTGATGAAATTGAGAGCTGCTTTAGAAGACCCATATGCAGTATTTTCAACCTTCAAATTTTCCATAAACCCAAGGCTTCCAGCTCCTGAAGAGATAGTCACAAACCTTGCGGCTTTCGCAGCGTGGATGAGGGGGCAGGTTGCTTGGAACAAGAGCAGTGGTGCCACGGAGTTGACCCTGAAATGATCAATCATCTCCTTGACTGGGGTCATCTCTGCCGTTCCAAAGTACTTGGAAATTCCGGCGTTGGCAATGACCAAATCAAGCTTCGCGATCCCGTGATCTCGTCTCAAACTCTTTATGGCTTCCAGGGCGTCCGTCTCGGAAGCACTATCGATCTTGACCAAAATGCATCTGCTGTTAGTGCCCTTGGTGACATTCAATAACTCCTTGGAGCTTTTGGCTGTCGGATCACGAACAGCAGCGACGACAACATGGTCCGTACGGGCGATGTATGTCTCAAAGAGGCCTTTACCAATACCTAAAATGGAGTTTACGTGGTTAGATTAGTGTGAACAGAATTTGACGTATCAAGAGAATATACCCCGGTTGCAACCAGTGATAAGTACATATGTAACTTGTGACATAATTCACTCGGTTTAGAACGGCAGCGAGGCAAAGAGATAAAGTGGTGACAAGGGCGCTTTTGAAAGCACTCTACTAGGACAATAAATAGGTGCCAAGCGCCTGCTTTATATAGGTGTCGACTGCGCCATCTCTGCTTAAGGTTTAACAAGCAAGCTAGCAACCGGTGCGATTATACCCCGCACTATCATGATCCGGCTGCACCCGAGGACTGGGCAGATTGTGTTTCTAAGGTATAAAAGAAGTACGATTAAAGAGTGGCAGAAGGACAACCTGTTCTTgtgcttgagaagaagtaaaTACAGACATTAAATGTAAGTACACTTCTATCTTCAAGTTGCACCTTAGATCTAAGTTCTGTCTGACGgaataagctctcagccacatgTGACATTGAATGCTGCCTAGCTTCGCTTTGTAATTACAATGTGCTGACATACGAGCTCTAACGAGACCTCAAAGATGTAACTTAACCTGAGTATGGTGATAAATGGGGTTAGCGTTGCGCGTATGCTGCGTGTCGTATCAGGAGTGGAAccttaaaaactataattacCATAAGAACTATCAGTGCATGCTTGTTGAGAATTAATCAAGCTTGTGTATTTCATGCTGTATGGGGTAGTTTTTGCGCAATATCGGGGATTACAGAGGGTTTAATTGAAACGACAAATGAGTCATAGGATTGATCATCCAGATCCCCAGTAAACCGTGTCCCGTAAAATTATTGATAGGAAAACTTAGATATTTCGAAGAAAGTCTGCTAATACTAGTAACTGAACCTATACATCTATTTCCCTTCTcgattaatatatattaaaatgcCTTCTTATCTTGTAACAGGAGTATCGCGCGGCCTTGGCGTAAGTCCAACTGATATTATTTAGTCTACCCTACAACTAACCCATACTCATCGTAGTTCGGTTTTATCCAAGTACTCTCCAGCAACCCCGATAATACCATTATCGGCCTGGTCCGCAATAAAGCCGCAACTGAGAAAAAgcttgctgaagagcttggtTCTCCTCATAATGTCTATATTCTCGAGGCTGACATTACTGACTACCATGCATTAAAGGTTCAAGCTCTCACTTGAGGTTGCTTCGCACCGAAGCTAACGATAGTATAGGGCGCTGTCTCGTCTGTCTCGGAAATCGCTGGAGGTTCTCTTGACTACGTCATTGCAAATGCAGGCCTCATTACATTGTGGTCTCAATgggatgctgttgatgtgcTGTAGGTCGATTCCATCATTTGTCTATGACCTTGCTTCTGGAAATGATATCTCATACTATAACAGAGCCAAGGACCCAGAACACCTTGTCAATGATCTCCAAGACTCATTCAACGTCAACGTAATTGGAAACTTCcacctcttcaacctcctcaCCCCGCTTGTTCTCAAAGGGCAGGGCAAGAAGGTTATCGCCATTTCATCCGGCATGTCCGACATTGATTTCATCCGTCAATTTGAGATCGAGCCAGCTCCTGCATACGCCATCAGCAAAGCAGGCACAAACGTTCTCACCGCCAAGTTCGCCGCTCGCTACGCCAAAGAAGGAGTTCTTTTCATGAGCATCTGTCCTGGAAGCGTCGATAGTGGTTTTGAAGGAGATTGTAAGTAACTGTGGTTATTACAATACTGAACAGTGCTGACGTCGTTGAACAGTGACTGAGGAGCAGAAAGAAAAGGTGGCGAAGCTCGGGAACAAGTTTGTCAATTATGCCCCGCACTTCACGGGCCCGAGCACCCCTGCAGACTCAGCCAAAGCTGTGTTGAGAGTTATGAATGAGGCATCCTTGGAGAAAGGGAGTAGTGGGGCTCTTGTCTCAAAATTTGGCAACAAGCAGTGGATGTAGATGTCCTTTAAAGCTTTCTTGTTAGCTTCATTTACATCAATTATATCATCCCATcgttctttatataatttgGCAATACATTGATCCTCCCATTAAATCAGATTGTGCAGGGCGGTGCTACGCGCTGGTAGCTAATAATAACCATTCATTCGAACAGCCGCGCCCATCTTCCCCACATCCGCCACGTGATCCCGCAAGAATCTGAGGCTGCCTTGTTTCCTTCATTCTCATACTACAATGCAAATGTTTATATCTCAGCCTATAGTATCAAACCATACATAATAGCGTTACTTGTCCATCCTTCACTGCACAAGATGACGCTAGAGAATTTGGCACCCGAGCTTATCTCTATCATCCTACGAAATGTCGACTCACCTCGTGAGCTCCATGATatgatctcatcatcgccgttATGCCTCAATGTTTTCTCCAAAACGCCCGAAAGCTTTCTCTCGTCCGTGATCCGAAATTCGGTACCAATGGATAACTTAAGACATCTTCTTGCTGTCCACCAAACTCCCTCACCAGCAACGAAGAGTACAGTATCCGAATTCCTGCAAAATTACTTTAATGGCTCCTGGTCTTTCGATTTTCCTACCAAGAAATCAGAGCTGGTGTTGCTTTGCAGACTTTACAACCGGATGACATTCATGATTTCCTGTTACACGGAGTGCATGTGCAGGCTTGGTTTAATCGACTCGGTTCTTATCCTCACCTCAACAGAATGCATACGACTGCAGAGGGCGTACCTCCGATTCGAGATCTACTGTCGCGTTTTTCCAGCTAACAATTATTTTCCATTCCAAACGGTTTCGGCGAACGATGAATTCTCTTCTGTTGAACAGTTTGATCTCTTCATTACTCGTCTCTCACCGTGGGAAGTGGAAGAGATAGCTTGCGTCGAGCTACACGTCACTCTTATGATAAGGGATTACAttgacgagcttgagagtCAGTTCATGTCCACTGCCGATATGTATGCAAGACTTGCATGGCCCTTGCTCTGCGAACCAGAACCCGGAGCAGAGATAGACAATGAGACGGAAAGAAATCGTGAGCGGGATAATCTTATTGAGCTCAAGACATTAGACCAAACCAGGCTCTCGCTATTCTCTAAAATGGGCAGATATCATTCTTCAGATAACATCAGCTACATGGCTTCGCTGGGTCTTGACTTTATCTACGATTTATGTACTGCCGGAGAAGGACGATCCGAGTTGATTCGGTCAAATTGCCAATATTCTCGCGAGTTCCTACCAGGAGCTCTGAGATACTCGCCAACGTGGCCACCAGACCACCGATATGAAGAAACCGCGTCGCTGAAAAATGATCCCTTATGCAGCAACCTTGGCTATCTTATATTCGGCAGATTCAGGGATGACGACAGAATGTATAAGCCAATTACGACCACGGGCGGCCGCTATTCAGGTGTTCGACAACTTGGGTATGTGTTCTGGGACTCAAAGAGGATATTGTGTCCCAAGATTTATAACAAGCTTGAAGATATGAAATGGTTGCTATGGCAGGATATAAACTTCCGATTCCATCCAGGGGCTCAATTGGGGGCTGGAGAACGTCTCGATGGTGTCAAGATTCATCGAGATCATATGCAGAAGCTAGAGAGAGATTTCGGATGTCTTGACCGCCCGCATTGAGCAAGCATCAAAGCAGATTGAGATAAATGAAAACGATATATATCTACTACATATATCCTCATGGAGAGAATTCACGGGGATACTTTGCAGAACATTTGCAGAAGCCTCGAAGCATCTGAAAAACCCACATTGGCGGCGCAATTGCGATTGGCAATACAGGCTGTTTGCGAGGTGCCTCACTCAGGGTGCGCAACGCTTACTCAATTGGTTCGTCCGTTGTTCATCCGTGATCGAACCGATATGCTTGACTGAGCACCATCCACTTCTCAACTAGGGTAGCGTTGCGCAATAGTGGAGGCAGAATACGAAGAAGCATTGAGTATTTGTAAGAAGAATAATTCTGACCACGAGGGACTCTCAAATTGTCAACATAATATGAGGCCACCCACGCACTCATGCCTTCAATCACAGGTATGGTATtcagcaagaaaagaaaatgagCAATCGACCCTATGAGATAACCGTCCTGGGCGCCACCGGGTGGACCGCCACAATCTGCGCCGAGCACATTGCCAAGACCTTCCCAACAAATACGAGATGGTGCATTGCAGGTCGTTCAGCCGCAAAGCTTGAAGTTCTGCGCCAAGAACTTCGGGCCATCAATCCCGATCGACTGGAGCCGGACAATTACATTATCCCTCAACTCGATGGTGAGGGACTCAATCCCCTTGTCAGAGACACCGAAGTTCTGATCAACGGTATTGGACCATATCACCGCCATGGCACCCCCATCGTTGAAGCATGTGCCCGTAACGGCACCCATTACGTCGACTTTAGCACCGAAACTGCATGGATCGCTCAGATGATTCGTGATTTTCACGAGGTGTCCAAAGGTTCAGGCGCTATTATTATCCCGGCTATCTCGGGATCGAGTGCTCCATCTGATCTTGTGGCGTGGCTGATTGCTAGACATCTACGAGAGAAAAACCAACCAGCAGCATCTGAAATCGTATGTTGTGGCAAACTCAACATGCTCGGGATGCAAGGTGGTTCCCTGCATACTGTTCTTGACGTTGCTGAGACTTATGGGATCAATGACTGGTTGACTTCTGACACCTCGGTCTTGGTGCCAGATCCCAAGCATGTGGTAAGAAAAGTCAGGAATTTCTGGGTCATCGCTACGACCAACATCTTGGGCATCTGGCAACATCCTTCGTGGCGTGGGGTAATGAGTCCATCGCTCAACGATCAGCAGCCTTGAATCCGAAGATTTACGGACAGAAATTTGTGTTCAAGGAGTACAGCCCAGCCACTGGCCTTATATCTGCACTACTCATGCACATCGTCACGAAACTGGGTATTTTCTTGCTGGCATTGCGATGGTTCAGATCCTTCGTTCGTGGTAAGTCCTTCGATGCAGGATCTGGACCCAACAGAGACGAAAGCCGCAAAATTGAGAGTGCGGAATGGAAGGCAGTTGGCTATGCGACTGGCAATAAAGAATCAGTGGCGTTAGCCAAGTTCAGCTACAAAGGAGCGCTGGTTGACATGGCTGCAATCCTAGCCGTAGAGGCTGCAGCGTCAATCAATCAGATGGACAAGAATGGGACTACTGGTGCTGGACTATTGACGCCATCAACATTGGGCATCACATTTGTGGACCGACTTCGGGCAGTGGGTTTCGATCTCATGGTTGAAGGACTTGAGAGTCATTAATTGAGTTTTACTCCTGGGTCACATATGTTATTAGTTATTACCATCGAACAGCTCCACTCtaggggaggcaagaaagaTTAGAACATTGACCCTGAGtgataaaaatatttaggtaaatctagcctagGCTTAGGGAACTCTTCTCTtggtttattttgacacctcatATTAACGTTCGGTGATTTCTTGGTCCTCGAGGCCAGGGTACAGGTTTGGCGGAGAAAGTCGGCTGTTGGTTCTCGAGACAGGAAGTGGAGAGCTAGCGAGATGGCCGATATCGCATGACAGGAAGCGATTCTACCGCGAAAAATAAATTGCAAGGCCATCTGACACATGAACCCTCAATACAGCATCTAGAAAACACCCCGAGGGTCCGAACAATCAGCGTAGATACTGCCATTAGTTAGGCATTGTTCCCTCGAGAAGGGCATGAATGATCTGATAACCTTATTCATTATCTCGGAACTCGGCACATAGATCAATCTTCTACAGCAGCCTCTGGCGTGACAAAAAGCTACTAAACGTAAACTTAACGATATGCGGTTAGTTTGAAGAGACATGACAGGGTGATCAAGAGTTATGCATACTGTGAGAGTTATTATTTCACCTCATCCATAATGGTCCAGAATGTTCCCCCACGCGAATGAAACGGCGACGCGAGCCGAAATGGTAGGGGTCTGGAACAGGCGAGGAAGTTAGTCACAGAAATGCTGCAGAAAATTTCATACGAGGTCGAGAAGTCCCGATGCAAGCCTGATGGAGCTAGCGGTTTGCTGTAGTGGAGACAAATCAGATGTTGTTAAACGAGGTGGGTGACCTGTTTCAGTAATATTGCCTCACGAGAACTTCTGCAACGTGTTGAAGTATCTATGAAGAGTTGATTCTGGTAGGGTCATATTTCATGCCTCCGGGATGATCTGCAACCACCATCGTAACAAGAACCAAGAGACAGAACTTGTGGCTGAAGACTACAGAGACTATTACCTAAAATCAGAGTAAAAACTCTCGGTTACACTTGTCCATGGCGCTCGTCCCACGGTCCGTCACATGCTAGCCCTACCCTAGCCTCCTTTATCAATCAGATCCATCTTATCAATCAGCCAGGACCCCGCGCGATCCGTCCAAGTTCCCGTTTTGGGTCTAGAACACGTGGATAGCTCTCTTTATCTGATCAGTGGCTGCGGCAGTTCGGCACAGCTAAACGAAAAATTTGCCTGGCTGCATGCAGAATTCCGCTGCGTCACTGTGTTGTTCTCAGTGGGCGGAATTAAGGGTTCACTGTGACCAATGGTGACACGGAGTAAAATTCCTTGGGGGGCTGATGGTTCCTTCACTTGGGTGCCAAGAAGTGATATCGCCAAGAGGTGAGATGTCGGCACGTTGCCAAGACGGGCACTTGTTACTCCCAAGATTCAACATGGTATTGGGATGGATTAAATTGCAGCGTTATTTCTACTtcaacatcttgaagatACCGTTCCGAAGCTCTGAAGTCCTGTACAGCCGACTGGAGTCTGGAGCTATGCCGCACAAACAAGAGACGGCACTAACCAAGTGCAAACTCTCGGTCTCCCTCCGACCCTGGGAAAGTCTGCATCTAACGAACTGGGTCCCAGGcaccttcttcaacatggccCATCCCTTCCAGTCCTCAAAAACTGATGCTAATCAACAAGCCACAAAACCCATGACCCAGGTTTCTTTCTGCTAACACTAAGCCAATAGCCGTTATCAAAAACGAACGATATTCGGCGATCATGGATCTAGAATGCAGTCATGGAATCTTCTGAGGGATCTTTTGTTAAGAATCACCGTTTATGGAACAAGAGGTATTTTATCCATATTGGGCCGCGATACTACTTAAGGATCAACTACGAAGcgctt is a genomic window containing:
- a CDS encoding related to NonF protein, involved in nonactin biosynthesis, which codes for MSTGQKLLVVLTSQDVLPTRSNMKTGWYLPELVHPYNDLNGHVDLVVASPKGGEAPVDPYSIEDSKNDEACQRFLKEKEHIWKNTQKLESFLGKSSEYVGIFFVGGHGPMFDLSVDPTSHALIREFYESNKLVSAVCHGPAALVNVKLSDGSYMVQGQTVTGFSNAEEDAYKFTDAMPFLLEDKLKEHGGQYEKADQLFGVKVVTSGKSENLITGQNPPSAGVIGNVLLQAMQKV
- a CDS encoding related to ketoreductase; translated protein: MSQVTYVLITGCNRGIGKGLFETYIARTDHVVVAAVRDPTAKSSKELLNVTKGTNSRCILVKIDSASETDALEAIKSLRRDHGIAKLDLVIANAGISKYFGTAEMTPVKEMIDHFRVNSVAPLLLFQATCPLIHAAKAARFVTISSGAGSLGFMENLKVENTAYGSSKAALNFITRRIHFENPDLVAFSINPGWLQTDLGNHAAQNSGLSAAPVSVQDGVNGIVRVIDGATKDATSGRFLSWENKELPW
- a CDS encoding related to aldehyde reductase II, translated to MTRVLVTGGTGFVAGHVIDALLQRGHSVVTTVRSEQKAQLIRHEFQGVGEEKLDFAIVPDIAAKDAFQGLGAYGLEAAIHVASPFHYNITDAKKDLIDPAVLGTTSVLDALHKTCPTVRRVALTSSFAAILDPKLSFTGAKKTYTEADWSPLTIEDAYSNPGLAYAASKALAEKAAWDFMADKKPHFSLTTICPPMVYGPVKYPVKSLDSVNTSNQLLADILNGKHKSGLPPTQLPLWVDVRDVALAHVKAVERQEAANKRIFVTAGYYSNQELYRILYENFADLRDRLPEEANKGGDPNPALDSFGFDVTRANTILGIDWIPYENTIIDSVKSLL
- a CDS encoding related to protoporphyrinogen oxidase; translated protein: MPSYLVTGVSRGLGFGFIQVLSSNPDNTIIGLVRNKAATEKKLAEELGSPHNVYILEADITDYHALKGAVSSVSEIAGGSLDYVIANAGLITLWSQWDAVDVLAKDPEHLVNDLQDSFNVNVIGNFHLFNLLTPLVLKGQGKKVIAISSGMSDIDFIRQFEIEPAPAYAISKAGTNVLTAKFAARYAKEGVLFMSICPGSVDSGFEGDLTEEQKEKVAKLGNKFVNYAPHFTGPSTPADSAKAVLRVMNEASLEKGSSGALVSKFGNKQWM